One part of the Candidatus Alcyoniella australis genome encodes these proteins:
- a CDS encoding DivIVA domain-containing protein, whose amino-acid sequence MKITPLDIQQQQFKKKGGRYNAAEVDSFLELVRAELESKIGQNEEQRERLRQLENQIAALREQENTLKSALLSCQRVTDDIIANARKEAEVIVAESKLRGERQIDQAHAEVARVSEEINELKRQRTVLEANLRGIIDTHRKLLEGLTEQASESDADAKKVSQLK is encoded by the coding sequence ATGAAAATCACGCCGCTGGACATCCAGCAGCAGCAGTTCAAGAAAAAAGGCGGCCGCTACAACGCGGCCGAGGTCGACAGTTTCCTCGAGCTGGTGCGCGCCGAATTGGAGAGCAAAATCGGGCAGAACGAGGAGCAGCGTGAGCGGCTGCGCCAACTCGAGAACCAAATCGCAGCGCTACGCGAGCAGGAAAACACGCTTAAATCCGCATTGCTATCCTGCCAACGCGTGACCGACGACATCATCGCCAACGCCCGCAAAGAGGCCGAGGTGATCGTGGCCGAGTCCAAGCTGCGCGGCGAGCGACAGATCGACCAGGCGCACGCCGAGGTCGCGCGGGTCAGCGAGGAGATCAACGAGCTCAAGCGCCAACGCACGGTGCTCGAAGCCAACCTGCGTGGGATCATCGACACCCACCGCAAGCTGCTCGAGGGCCTCACCGAGCAGGCATCCGAGTCCGACGCCGACGCCAAGAAGGTCTCGCAGCTCAAGTAG
- a CDS encoding DUF167 domain-containing protein has translation MLEIAQGEGWIEFSVSVTPRSHRDQPAGVVQGALKLKLRAAPVEGEANKALIKLLAKTLGVSKSSVNIVSGQSSRRKRVRIAGLEARVLRERLGIGAD, from the coding sequence ATGTTGGAGATCGCCCAAGGCGAGGGCTGGATCGAGTTCAGCGTCTCGGTTACGCCGCGCTCGCACCGCGACCAGCCCGCGGGTGTGGTCCAGGGCGCGCTCAAGCTCAAACTGCGCGCAGCGCCGGTCGAGGGCGAGGCCAACAAGGCGCTGATCAAACTGCTGGCCAAGACCTTGGGCGTATCCAAGTCCTCGGTGAATATCGTCTCGGGCCAGAGCTCGCGCCGCAAACGCGTGCGGATCGCCGGTCTGGAGGCTCGAGTGCTGCGCGAACGCCTGGGCATCGGAGCCGATTGA
- a CDS encoding peptidase MA family metallohydrolase: MIGTLLLALLLGAGRADWLLIQTDYATIHYQRSDSLAAEKLAQIIPPTVQRIERDLQLPRQPRFKVYLAPDRSTYDEISPGRTPPQWSVGWARPESGLIVLLSQNAARGEGRELLTTQVLVHELAHLMLHAKLGGRDVPRWLEEGYAKTAAREWSLGTATTLTWAVVRGRLIPLAQLVQRFPEDEPRVHLAYAQSQSFVAFLLDNFGPEGLGRFLELLAQGLPVEIACERALGRDIHALEHDWRRYLELHHTWLGLFLSRRWVWALTSLLMLFAAAISLVRRRRKLRAMELEERFEHDDDLSGLLH; encoded by the coding sequence TTGATCGGCACGCTGCTGCTCGCGTTACTTTTGGGCGCGGGCCGCGCCGATTGGCTGCTGATCCAGACCGATTACGCCACGATCCACTATCAGCGCTCCGACTCTCTGGCCGCCGAAAAACTGGCTCAGATCATCCCACCCACGGTGCAGCGCATTGAGCGCGACTTGCAGTTGCCGCGCCAGCCGCGATTCAAGGTCTATCTGGCGCCGGATCGGTCGACCTACGACGAGATCTCGCCGGGCCGCACTCCGCCGCAGTGGTCCGTGGGCTGGGCCCGGCCCGAGTCGGGCCTGATCGTACTGCTTAGCCAGAACGCGGCGCGCGGCGAGGGGCGCGAGCTGTTGACGACTCAGGTTTTGGTGCACGAGCTGGCGCACCTGATGCTGCACGCCAAGCTCGGCGGCCGCGACGTGCCGCGCTGGCTCGAGGAGGGCTACGCCAAGACCGCGGCCCGCGAGTGGAGCCTGGGCACGGCCACGACCCTGACCTGGGCCGTGGTGCGCGGACGGCTGATCCCCCTGGCCCAGCTGGTCCAACGCTTCCCCGAAGACGAGCCGCGCGTGCACCTGGCCTACGCCCAGAGTCAGAGCTTCGTCGCCTTTCTGCTCGACAATTTCGGTCCCGAGGGCTTGGGCCGCTTTCTCGAGCTGCTGGCCCAGGGCCTGCCGGTGGAGATCGCCTGCGAACGGGCCCTGGGGCGCGACATCCACGCGCTAGAGCACGATTGGCGCCGCTACCTGGAGCTGCACCACACCTGGCTGGGGCTGTTCCTCTCGCGGCGTTGGGTCTGGGCCCTGACCTCGCTGCTGATGCTGTTCGCAGCCGCGATCTCGCTGGTGCGCCGCAGACGCAAGCTGCGCGCGATGGAGCTTGAGGAGCGCTTCGAGCACGACGACGACCTATCAGGGCTGCTGCACTGA